From Vallitalea longa, one genomic window encodes:
- the rplJ gene encoding 50S ribosomal protein L10: protein MPNVELKQTVVDEIKSRLDGASSVVLVDYRGLSVEQDTKLRKDLREGNVIYKVYKNTMMNFAFKGTEFEELKNHLAGPSAIAISYDDPTAGPRILKNVAKDFDKLAFKAGVVEGVYYDVDGIKKVASIPARDELLAKLLGSFQSPISTFARTVKAIADKVEETGAETAASLVGAKVEEEVQEKTEE, encoded by the coding sequence ATGCCAAATGTAGAATTAAAGCAAACAGTAGTAGATGAAATCAAATCAAGACTTGATGGCGCATCATCTGTAGTGCTTGTTGATTATCGTGGTTTATCTGTTGAACAAGATACAAAACTTCGTAAAGACCTTAGAGAAGGAAATGTTATCTATAAAGTTTATAAAAACACAATGATGAATTTTGCTTTCAAAGGTACTGAGTTTGAAGAATTGAAAAACCACTTAGCAGGTCCTAGTGCTATTGCAATTAGTTATGATGATCCTACTGCTGGACCAAGAATACTTAAAAATGTAGCAAAAGACTTTGATAAGCTTGCTTTTAAAGCTGGTGTTGTTGAAGGAGTTTATTATGATGTTGATGGTATTAAGAAAGTAGCTTCTATACCTGCAAGAGATGAATTACTTGCTAAATTACTTGGAAGCTTCCAATCTCCTATTTCAACATTTGCTCGTACAGTTAAAGCTATCGCTGATAAGGTAGAAGAAACTGGAGCTGAAACAGCTGCTTCATTAGTAGGTGCAA